The Trichocoleus sp. FACHB-46 genome has a segment encoding these proteins:
- a CDS encoding ATP-binding protein, translated as MTVRYTALQHYGIAVFTVAIALVLTCLLQPLLSHTPALLFFIAIVINTWYSGVGPGFAAGFLSALAFEFFINLPLFQFNFTETDLLRLGAGIAAVVVTNLLHHRLWVAKRQAHLRGLKLWESREQLSLAIEAAQMGNWDWDIRTGKVSWSRQQERLFGLPEDSFPGTVSAFLACVHPDDRDRLAQSFKVAQASRADYSEEFRIIWPDGTLHWIVSRGRFLQNEISQPIRMFGTVLDITERKQAEEVLRQSHDELERLVEERTLALTQANVILHQEIAERQQAQEALYRREQESKALLDNTPDVIIRCDRAFRYVYVNPAVERITGFPAAFFLGHTSQEHGLPESFCQAWDSSMEQMFATGKEQTVEFKAPSLQGWRTYQSRVVPELDAEGNVQYALIVSRDITALKQAEAERVQLIQAQAARAEAEAAQQRAAFLAQVSAQLATSLESEMALQALAQVIVPNLADYCLIYVRDESSDLIRRVAAAHVDPTQTEQLLAFNQNYPLHLQAQVPVAEAIRTGKAFCQAEIAETFFREFPTSSGHITAIENLATRSFTIQPLRGSDRILGAILLATTVSDRRYGPDERVLVEEVAHRAAIALDNVRLYQKAQQARAASEAARRTAEAANRMKDEFLATLSHELRTPLNSILGWSRLLTQRQMDAATTTRALETIERNAKLQAQLIEDILDVSRIIRGQLRLNLCPTDLVTVIQAAIDAARPAAEAKSLQVTCACTSPRYRVTVDPDRIQQVVWNLLSNAVKFTPSGGRVEVQMEQVQALGNSNLDCNGSLGEAQVEIRVSDTGLGVAPEFLPHVFERFRQADSTTTRSQGGLGLGLAIVRHLVELHGGTVQATSPGEGQGATFSVRLPLVTRPEPTQIPSAQELGAVATDPGPTLEGMQVLLVDDEVDIRELFTVVLEAQGAKVTAVAAVAEALAVLQHCQPDVLVSDIAMPERDGHELIQQVRADARICHIPAIALTAYAGEAEQQRSLTAGFQVHLSKPVEPIALTHAIATLVKSSPKVSL; from the coding sequence ATGACGGTGAGGTACACGGCTCTACAACATTACGGTATCGCTGTATTTACAGTGGCGATCGCCTTGGTCCTCACCTGCTTACTGCAACCCTTACTGAGTCATACCCCAGCCCTACTATTTTTTATTGCGATTGTTATCAACACTTGGTACAGCGGTGTAGGCCCAGGGTTTGCGGCTGGTTTTCTCTCAGCCTTGGCCTTTGAGTTTTTCATCAATCTCCCCTTGTTCCAGTTCAACTTTACTGAAACAGATCTGCTGCGCCTTGGTGCTGGGATTGCCGCAGTGGTGGTGACAAACTTGCTCCACCACAGGCTTTGGGTGGCAAAGCGACAAGCTCATTTGCGAGGTCTGAAGCTCTGGGAAAGCCGAGAACAACTCAGTTTGGCGATCGAAGCCGCCCAAATGGGCAATTGGGATTGGGACATCCGTACAGGTAAAGTTAGCTGGTCACGCCAACAAGAGCGATTATTTGGCCTGCCCGAGGACTCCTTTCCGGGTACCGTGAGCGCCTTTTTAGCTTGTGTGCACCCAGACGATCGCGATCGCCTCGCCCAATCTTTTAAGGTAGCGCAAGCCTCTAGAGCCGACTATAGCGAAGAGTTTCGGATTATTTGGCCCGATGGCACGCTGCATTGGATCGTCAGTCGGGGGCGGTTTCTGCAAAATGAGATTAGTCAACCGATCCGAATGTTCGGGACCGTTCTAGATATTACCGAACGTAAGCAAGCAGAGGAGGTGCTGCGCCAATCTCACGACGAATTGGAACGGTTGGTGGAAGAACGCACTTTAGCGCTCACCCAAGCCAATGTGATTTTGCACCAGGAGATTGCAGAACGCCAGCAGGCCCAGGAAGCTTTGTATCGGCGAGAGCAAGAATCGAAAGCCCTCTTGGATAACACCCCGGATGTAATTATTCGCTGCGATCGCGCCTTTCGCTATGTCTATGTCAATCCAGCCGTAGAGCGCATCACCGGATTCCCTGCCGCTTTCTTCTTGGGCCACACGAGTCAAGAACATGGTTTGCCAGAGTCATTCTGTCAAGCTTGGGACAGCAGCATGGAGCAAATGTTTGCCACAGGAAAAGAGCAGACAGTGGAATTTAAAGCTCCTAGCCTGCAAGGATGGCGCACTTATCAATCACGGGTGGTACCCGAGTTGGATGCTGAAGGAAACGTTCAATATGCCTTGATCGTCAGCCGCGACATCACCGCCCTCAAGCAAGCGGAAGCCGAACGGGTGCAGTTGATCCAAGCCCAAGCTGCACGGGCGGAAGCGGAAGCCGCCCAACAACGCGCCGCTTTTTTAGCTCAAGTGAGTGCTCAACTCGCGACTTCCTTGGAGTCTGAAATGGCCTTGCAAGCGCTCGCTCAGGTTATCGTGCCCAACTTGGCAGACTACTGCCTGATTTATGTCCGAGATGAAAGTTCAGACCTAATTCGTCGCGTGGCTGCGGCTCATGTTGATCCGACGCAGACAGAGCAATTACTAGCCTTCAATCAAAACTATCCTCTGCATCTGCAAGCCCAGGTGCCCGTAGCTGAGGCGATCCGGACCGGAAAAGCGTTTTGTCAGGCGGAGATAGCGGAGACATTTTTCCGGGAATTTCCCACCAGTTCTGGCCATATCACTGCGATCGAAAATTTGGCCACGCGGTCTTTTACGATTCAGCCGCTCCGGGGTAGCGATCGCATTTTGGGCGCTATTTTGCTGGCTACGACTGTCTCCGATCGGCGATATGGACCCGACGAAAGAGTGTTGGTGGAAGAAGTCGCGCACCGAGCTGCGATCGCGCTGGACAACGTGCGGTTATACCAGAAAGCGCAGCAAGCCAGAGCCGCGAGTGAAGCTGCCCGCCGCACCGCCGAAGCCGCCAATCGCATGAAAGATGAGTTTTTGGCTACCCTGTCCCACGAACTTCGCACTCCCCTCAATTCGATTTTGGGCTGGTCTCGCTTACTCACGCAGCGTCAGATGGATGCCGCTACCACCACACGCGCCTTAGAAACCATTGAGCGCAACGCTAAGTTGCAAGCCCAACTCATAGAAGACATTCTGGATGTTTCGCGGATTATTCGGGGCCAGCTGCGGCTTAATCTCTGCCCTACCGATTTAGTGACAGTGATTCAAGCGGCGATCGATGCGGCGCGCCCAGCGGCTGAAGCTAAGTCACTCCAAGTCACCTGTGCTTGTACTTCTCCCCGGTATCGAGTAACGGTTGATCCAGACCGGATTCAGCAAGTGGTATGGAATTTGCTCTCCAATGCCGTCAAGTTTACGCCGTCTGGAGGGCGAGTCGAGGTGCAGATGGAGCAAGTCCAAGCGCTGGGCAACTCCAACCTAGATTGCAATGGATCCCTGGGTGAGGCTCAAGTAGAAATTCGGGTCAGTGATACAGGCTTAGGCGTGGCACCGGAATTTCTGCCCCATGTCTTTGAGCGCTTCCGCCAAGCTGACAGCACCACGACGCGATCGCAAGGCGGGTTAGGGCTTGGTTTGGCGATCGTGCGTCACTTAGTTGAGTTGCATGGAGGCACAGTCCAAGCCACAAGTCCGGGGGAAGGGCAAGGCGCTACTTTTAGCGTGCGGCTCCCGCTGGTTACCAGGCCAGAACCCACTCAAATACCCAGTGCTCAGGAGTTGGGTGCCGTGGCTACAGACCCAGGGCCAACCCTAGAGGGGATGCAGGTTTTGTTGGTGGATGATGAAGTAGATATTAGAGAGTTATTCACGGTTGTTTTAGAAGCCCAAGGCGCTAAAGTCACTGCCGTGGCTGCGGTCGCGGAAGCCCTGGCTGTACTGCAACATTGCCAACCCGATGTGCTCGTCAGTGATATTGCGATGCCAGAGCGGGACGGCCATGAGTTGATTCAACAGGTGCGGGCCGATGCCAGGATTTGTCATATTCCGGCGATCGCCTTAACAGCCTACGCTGGTGAAGCAGAACAACAACGCTCTCTCACGGCTGGATTTCAGGTGCATTTGTCCAAGCCTGTAGAACCGATAGCCCTGACTCACGCGATCGCAACCTTAGTGAAATCTAGTCCTAAGGTCAGCCTCTGA
- a CDS encoding CHASE3 domain-containing protein: MSKILHRRLTLYFAFGLAVLAINVGVSYYHILQLIRNNASVTHSQEVIITLERMLSTLKDAETGQRGYLLTGATRYLQPYNSAIAQINQRVEQLQSLTRDNANQQGRLAFLKPVINQKLSELDQTIQLGQQNELEAARRIVLSNRGKQLMDQIRLTVADMQQEEADLLALRSQQSRDSIRQTTLALSLIAILTLLLLVGFYALITRDLTRRKRAEAALQRSAQRLSILHDIDRAILEAHSSLEIAQSAIARLCYLVPCRQALLLRYDFEAGEAQVLGNSSNGKVSRLAVGTRLPLASVLPNIEPSSPLTLSNPPHAVEALEATCPTNLLPEPTDEHETCLTLRLKSESTLVGELRLLGAHVATLTPEQREISQEVANQLAIALEQAQLREQLQQNATELENRVLERTAQLQAANTELEAFGYSVSHDLRAPLRAMQGFTQALLEDYQEALDEVGQDYAHRISKAAQRMDTLIEDLLAYSRLSRAELQLQPIDLTALVSEILAQLDLEIRQRHAQITVVPPLLSVMGHRVTLVQVLTNLLMNALKFVGAGVQPQIKVWAETQPDGVRLWVQDNGISIAPQHQERIFRVFERLHGTEAYPGTGIGLAIVRKGVERMGGRVGVESCPTQGSQFWLELPQAQS; encoded by the coding sequence ATGTCCAAGATTTTGCATCGTCGCCTCACGCTCTACTTCGCTTTTGGCCTTGCTGTTTTGGCGATCAATGTGGGAGTGTCGTACTACCATATCCTGCAACTGATCCGAAACAATGCCTCGGTCACTCATTCCCAAGAAGTGATTATCACCTTGGAGAGAATGCTTTCGACCTTGAAAGATGCCGAAACTGGACAACGAGGCTATCTCTTGACCGGGGCAACCCGCTATTTGCAGCCTTATAACAGTGCGATCGCTCAAATAAATCAGCGAGTGGAGCAGTTGCAATCCTTGACTAGGGACAACGCGAACCAGCAAGGTCGCCTCGCCTTCTTAAAACCTGTAATCAACCAGAAGTTAAGCGAACTCGACCAAACGATTCAATTGGGCCAGCAGAACGAGCTAGAGGCGGCTCGGCGGATTGTGTTGTCCAATCGAGGCAAACAACTGATGGATCAAATCCGCCTCACCGTTGCTGATATGCAGCAGGAGGAAGCAGACCTGTTAGCGCTGCGATCGCAGCAGTCCCGCGACAGCATCCGCCAAACCACGCTCGCCCTATCGCTAATTGCCATTCTGACCTTGCTGCTACTGGTAGGGTTTTATGCACTCATCACTCGTGACCTAACACGGCGCAAACGTGCAGAAGCCGCCCTGCAACGCTCGGCTCAACGCTTATCCATCCTGCATGATATTGATCGTGCCATCCTAGAAGCACACTCATCGCTAGAAATTGCTCAATCGGCGATCGCTCGTCTGTGCTATCTAGTACCTTGCCGACAAGCCTTGCTGTTGCGCTACGACTTTGAAGCTGGCGAAGCGCAGGTTTTAGGGAATAGCAGCAACGGAAAAGTTTCTCGGTTGGCAGTTGGCACCCGCCTACCCCTGGCATCCGTTTTACCTAATATCGAGCCATCTTCACCCTTGACTTTATCTAATCCGCCTCATGCCGTTGAGGCGCTAGAAGCAACTTGCCCTACCAATCTCTTGCCTGAGCCTACAGACGAACATGAAACCTGTTTGACGTTGCGGCTCAAAAGCGAAAGTACCTTGGTGGGAGAGCTGAGGTTGCTGGGCGCTCATGTGGCCACACTAACCCCTGAGCAGCGAGAAATCAGTCAGGAAGTCGCCAATCAACTGGCGATCGCGCTGGAGCAAGCCCAATTGCGAGAACAACTCCAGCAAAATGCCACGGAGCTAGAGAATCGGGTTTTAGAGCGCACCGCCCAACTCCAAGCAGCCAACACCGAGTTAGAGGCGTTTGGGTACTCGGTTTCTCATGACCTACGGGCACCCCTGAGAGCCATGCAAGGGTTTACACAAGCCTTGCTGGAAGATTATCAGGAAGCTCTAGATGAAGTTGGCCAGGACTACGCGCATCGCATCAGCAAAGCCGCTCAACGCATGGACACGTTGATTGAAGATTTGCTGGCGTACAGTCGCTTGAGCCGCGCTGAGTTGCAGCTACAACCGATCGATTTAACTGCTTTAGTCAGTGAGATTTTGGCGCAGCTAGACTTAGAAATTCGGCAACGCCACGCCCAAATTACGGTTGTGCCTCCGCTCCTCAGCGTCATGGGTCATCGCGTTACCCTGGTGCAAGTCCTGACCAACTTGCTGATGAATGCACTGAAGTTTGTGGGGGCGGGAGTGCAACCCCAAATTAAAGTTTGGGCGGAGACGCAACCGGATGGCGTGCGGCTGTGGGTGCAAGATAACGGCATCAGCATCGCTCCGCAACATCAAGAACGCATTTTTCGGGTTTTTGAGCGTTTGCACGGCACCGAAGCATATCCTGGCACTGGCATTGGTTTAGCGATTGTGCGTAAGGGGGTAGAACGCATGGGTGGTCGGGTCGGAGTTGAGTCTTGCCCTACCCAAGGCAGTCAGTTTTGGCTAGAGTTACCACAAGCCCAGAGCTAG
- a CDS encoding response regulator — translation MISSTSGSVLLVEDDPNDVLLIQRAFTKANLPAPMQVLDNGEAAVLYLSGQDPYRDRHQHPLPSLVLLDLKLPRRSGHEVLAWLRQQPELKRLPVIVLTSSQEMGDVNRAYDLGANSYLVKPVAFNALLDIVKTLDLYWMNLNQAPTLAHD, via the coding sequence ATGATTTCAAGCACGTCAGGATCAGTTTTATTGGTGGAAGATGATCCAAATGACGTTTTACTCATTCAACGAGCCTTTACTAAAGCGAACCTCCCGGCTCCGATGCAGGTGCTAGACAATGGCGAAGCCGCTGTACTGTATTTGTCTGGCCAAGACCCTTATCGCGATCGCCATCAGCATCCCTTACCCAGTCTCGTGTTGCTCGACTTAAAACTTCCCCGCCGTTCTGGGCATGAAGTGCTAGCGTGGTTACGACAACAGCCTGAGCTAAAGCGTCTCCCCGTGATCGTGCTCACCTCCTCCCAAGAAATGGGCGATGTGAATCGGGCCTACGATTTGGGTGCAAATTCTTACTTGGTCAAGCCAGTGGCCTTCAACGCTTTATTAGACATTGTGAAAACGCTCGATCTCTATTGGATGAATCTCAATCAAGCTCCCACGCTGGCCCACGATTGA
- a CDS encoding response regulator — MTRILIIDDNPDDRLLVKRELHREFQDVELQEVATAAQFTQALATDTFDLVVTDYQLGWNNGVAIAQAIKARYPDCPVIMFTNSGNEEVAVAAMKAGVEDYILKSPKHTFRLAIAVRSALEHAIERRKSAQLQQQLQSLLVRLNVGVFRASADGHLLESNSAFQKILKLPQTTADLTLNWQELFCHNDDYLEFQQWLQASSRYYEREVQLCSQGSRIWALLSATLSQSADGKTFIDGLLEDITPYKQAAIVLEETNQTLQALIQASPLGITMLDPEGRVQLWNPAAEKIFGWSASEVLDQPLPSIPVDKQAEFLQNLQTTLAGQLLSGFETYRQRKDGTSIFIDLWTAVLRDDKGQPNSVVSLMSDVSERKRAEVERLKLLEREQTARAAAEAAEQRFRDLVNGLDAIVWEAEAKTWQFTFVSQQAETMLGYPIDRWLEDATFWPSLIHPDDRDRVCQICQTAATTCQNQDFEYRAIAADGRVIWLRDIVYVVTDASGQAQQLRGVMVETTERRRAVSALQFLAEASTVLVSSLDYEATLTSMAQLTIPTLADFCTIDMVEEGETLRRLAIAHRDPAQAQMMQEQLQQYPPNLTKPHPAFTALRTGKSVLIPEISPGFLAEIAQDAQHLAVLQRLAGRSLMCVPLVARERVLGVISLIRVGSTRPYQSADLDLAEDLARRASAAVDNAQLYQATQTANRMKDEFLAIVSHELRSPLNAILGWSRLLRNRNFDPATTERALETIERNAKLQTQLIEDLLDVSRVMRGQIKLQMRQLDLVPVVEAAFDAARPLLEAKSMQLQLIFDQPNSFILGDSDRLQQVIWNLLSNAIKFTPPAGHITMHLRHCETTVEIEIADTGQGISPMFLPHVFDHFRQADSTTTRSFGGLGLGLAIVRHLVELHGGQVKAASPGIGQGATFTVRLPRSLGPIPETVLPSVTLAEPATTFPSTSNLNNLRILVVDDDADTREFLMTALMQQGAEVKAVGSSPAALAMRQQWQPQVLVSDIGMPGEDGYVLIRQWRAAEATQGRNIPAIALTAYAQAEDRQQALAAGFQHHLSKPVNLAELINLIVSLVS; from the coding sequence ATGACAAGGATTTTGATTATCGATGACAACCCTGATGATCGCCTCCTGGTAAAGCGGGAGTTGCACCGGGAGTTCCAGGACGTAGAGCTTCAGGAAGTTGCTACTGCGGCGCAATTTACCCAAGCTCTGGCTACAGATACGTTTGACTTAGTCGTCACTGACTATCAGCTAGGTTGGAACAATGGGGTGGCGATCGCCCAAGCTATTAAAGCCCGTTATCCCGACTGTCCGGTGATTATGTTCACCAACAGCGGTAACGAAGAAGTGGCGGTAGCAGCGATGAAGGCTGGGGTAGAAGACTACATCCTCAAGTCTCCCAAACACACCTTTCGCTTAGCGATCGCCGTCCGCTCTGCTCTAGAACATGCGATCGAGCGACGCAAATCAGCTCAGTTACAACAACAACTCCAATCTTTGCTGGTGCGGCTGAATGTGGGTGTGTTTCGAGCGAGTGCAGATGGACATTTGCTAGAGAGCAATAGCGCCTTTCAAAAAATCCTGAAACTACCGCAGACTACCGCAGACCTAACGCTGAATTGGCAAGAACTGTTTTGCCATAATGACGACTACTTAGAATTTCAACAATGGTTACAAGCCAGTAGCCGCTACTACGAGCGCGAAGTGCAGCTCTGTAGCCAGGGTAGTCGCATTTGGGCTTTGCTCAGCGCCACCTTGAGCCAATCAGCTGATGGTAAAACTTTTATTGATGGCTTGTTAGAAGACATTACTCCCTACAAACAAGCCGCGATCGTTTTAGAAGAAACGAATCAAACCTTACAAGCGCTGATCCAAGCCTCTCCGCTCGGCATTACCATGCTGGACCCCGAAGGCCGCGTCCAGCTTTGGAACCCTGCCGCTGAAAAGATTTTTGGTTGGTCTGCGTCAGAAGTGCTGGATCAACCTCTCCCTAGTATTCCTGTCGATAAACAGGCAGAATTTTTACAAAATTTACAGACGACTTTAGCGGGCCAACTGCTCAGCGGATTTGAAACTTATCGCCAGCGCAAAGATGGAACATCGATCTTTATTGACTTATGGACGGCGGTGCTACGAGACGACAAGGGGCAGCCCAACAGCGTTGTGTCGCTGATGTCAGATGTATCCGAGCGTAAGCGTGCCGAGGTGGAGCGGCTGAAGCTGCTAGAGCGAGAACAAACGGCTCGAGCGGCGGCGGAAGCTGCGGAACAGCGATTTCGCGATTTGGTGAATGGACTCGACGCGATCGTGTGGGAAGCCGAAGCTAAAACTTGGCAGTTTACTTTTGTCAGCCAGCAAGCAGAAACGATGCTGGGCTACCCCATCGATCGCTGGCTGGAAGACGCAACTTTCTGGCCCAGCTTAATTCATCCAGACGATCGCGATCGCGTCTGCCAGATCTGCCAAACAGCGGCGACTACCTGCCAAAACCAAGATTTTGAGTATCGGGCGATCGCGGCGGATGGTCGAGTGATTTGGTTACGGGACATTGTTTACGTCGTCACTGATGCGTCCGGTCAAGCTCAGCAACTCCGGGGCGTGATGGTAGAAACCACCGAGCGCAGGCGGGCGGTGAGCGCTTTGCAGTTTTTGGCCGAAGCCAGCACTGTATTAGTGTCTTCGCTCGACTACGAAGCCACGCTTACCAGTATGGCGCAGCTCACCATTCCTACCTTGGCCGACTTCTGTACCATTGATATGGTGGAGGAGGGAGAAACGCTGCGGCGCTTAGCGATCGCTCACAGAGACCCGGCGCAAGCTCAAATGATGCAAGAACAATTGCAGCAGTACCCGCCCAATCTGACCAAGCCGCACCCTGCTTTCACTGCTTTACGCACTGGTAAGTCTGTGCTGATTCCGGAAATTTCCCCTGGGTTTTTGGCTGAAATTGCCCAGGATGCCCAGCATTTAGCTGTGTTACAGCGCTTAGCAGGCCGCTCTCTCATGTGCGTGCCTCTCGTAGCCCGCGAAAGAGTGTTGGGGGTTATTTCCCTAATTCGAGTGGGCTCCACGCGACCCTACCAATCAGCCGACTTGGACTTAGCAGAAGATTTAGCCCGTCGGGCGAGCGCCGCTGTAGACAATGCCCAACTTTACCAGGCAACCCAAACGGCTAATCGCATGAAGGACGAATTTCTCGCCATCGTGTCTCACGAGTTGCGATCGCCCCTCAATGCCATTCTGGGCTGGTCCCGCCTGTTGCGAAATCGCAATTTTGATCCTGCTACCACCGAGCGCGCCCTAGAAACCATTGAGCGCAATGCCAAGCTGCAAACCCAATTAATTGAAGACTTGCTCGATGTCTCCCGAGTGATGCGGGGCCAGATAAAGCTGCAAATGCGGCAACTCGACTTGGTGCCAGTGGTTGAAGCGGCCTTCGACGCTGCCCGCCCTTTACTCGAAGCCAAGTCGATGCAACTGCAACTCATTTTTGACCAACCCAATAGCTTCATCTTGGGTGATAGCGATCGCTTGCAGCAGGTAATTTGGAATTTGCTGTCCAATGCGATCAAGTTCACGCCTCCAGCAGGGCACATCACGATGCATCTGCGTCACTGCGAAACCACCGTAGAAATTGAAATCGCTGATACGGGGCAAGGCATTAGCCCCATGTTTCTCCCCCATGTCTTTGACCATTTTCGCCAAGCCGACAGTACAACAACTCGCTCTTTCGGTGGTTTGGGGCTAGGACTCGCGATCGTGCGGCATTTAGTCGAGCTACATGGGGGCCAAGTGAAAGCAGCCAGCCCAGGTATAGGCCAAGGCGCTACTTTTACCGTCCGCTTACCTCGTAGCTTGGGTCCTATCCCAGAGACTGTTCTACCTTCAGTCACATTGGCAGAACCCGCCACAACCTTCCCATCTACGTCCAATCTGAATAACTTACGCATTTTGGTGGTGGACGACGATGCTGATACCAGAGAATTTTTGATGACTGCTTTAATGCAGCAAGGGGCTGAGGTAAAAGCCGTTGGCTCCAGCCCAGCGGCCTTAGCCATGCGGCAACAGTGGCAACCTCAAGTGTTAGTCAGCGACATTGGCATGCCTGGTGAAGATGGCTACGTTTTAATCCGACAGTGGCGCGCGGCAGAAGCAACCCAAGGTCGCAATATCCCAGCGATCGCCTTGACTGCCTATGCCCAAGCAGAAGATCGCCAACAAGCTCTAGCCGCCGGATTTCAGCACCACTTATCCAAGCCTGTAAACTTGGCCGAGTTAATTAATTTGATTGTTAGCTTAGTCAGCTAA
- a CDS encoding putative PEP-binding protein — MPSLYWLNQIQHTNPLWFGNQAFYLGHLLQSGYPVLSGLVVPAQTFQEFIESIQWREPFADLPSSSLHLNVDHPQQLQAIAQHIRHEITNTPLPELWLENLSEAASQLQATTLILQPSLALKPPADNLLALEAAEIFEPQICSAKPEALAVGLKKVWAELFRAKSLLYWQRAEIPLEQICLAVLIHPVLPAIAAGVVKVEDNLVAIQSTWGLETAIAWGEVTPDSYEVDALQGIVQAQTLGSKTCAHTLPQAPDFLPFLKDISQPAFQHPDGCLQVHLLTEAQQNRYALPPATLQQLIRIAQQLKADFSATFTFKWMWMQADMESPPELYLTQVNLPISELQQPDQIAPSWLRKTVPTEPQLILKGLAAASGQAIAEAVVITDAHLPEHIPPGRILVTTTLTPDWFSCLQQAAGLVAEQGGMTSHGAILARELGLPAIVGAAQATRIIQAGETVLLDGTQGEIYRIADFRTTHYQRQPPLTQPKPKNTLPGDADSINRSGQDNPGSSPAPRWSDRPLPAIATQLLVNLSQLRFIDQVKTLPVDGIGLIRSELMLLEVLEHQHPNLWLQQGRQQEFVDRIASQVSQFAKAFAPRPVFYRALDLRSHEFQALEGGRLLPVETNPMLGLRGTFSYLLDSALFELELIALAEVQQAGYSNVHLLLPFVRTVEEFSFCRQRVEQAGLTQQAEFQLWIMAEVPSVLFLLPDYVKAGVQGISIGTNDLTQLLLGADRDQPELAAAFNERHPAVLRAIAQLIQLAQAAGIPCSICGQAPAQSPELIAHLVRWGINSISVDAEAVERTYHAIARAEHKVLLAAARRQLDLAP; from the coding sequence GTGCCTAGCCTGTACTGGTTGAATCAAATTCAACACACGAATCCTTTGTGGTTTGGAAATCAAGCCTTTTATCTCGGTCATCTGCTTCAGAGTGGCTACCCTGTGCTATCCGGTTTAGTGGTACCAGCCCAAACCTTTCAAGAATTTATCGAATCTATTCAGTGGCGAGAGCCTTTTGCTGATCTTCCGAGTTCTTCATTGCATCTGAACGTCGATCATCCTCAACAATTGCAGGCGATCGCCCAGCACATCCGTCATGAGATTACGAACACTCCATTACCAGAGCTGTGGCTAGAAAACTTAAGCGAAGCGGCCTCCCAACTGCAAGCCACTACCCTGATTTTGCAACCTTCACTGGCCCTGAAGCCACCCGCCGATAATCTCTTGGCCCTAGAAGCTGCCGAGATCTTTGAGCCGCAAATTTGCTCTGCTAAACCAGAAGCCTTAGCGGTCGGGTTAAAAAAAGTTTGGGCTGAGTTGTTTCGAGCCAAAAGTTTGCTGTACTGGCAGCGAGCCGAAATTCCTTTAGAGCAAATTTGCTTAGCCGTGTTAATTCACCCAGTCTTGCCCGCGATCGCCGCAGGAGTGGTGAAGGTTGAGGATAATCTTGTTGCGATTCAGTCTACTTGGGGCCTAGAAACCGCGATCGCCTGGGGTGAAGTGACTCCAGACTCTTACGAGGTAGATGCGCTCCAAGGCATTGTGCAAGCTCAAACCTTGGGCAGCAAAACCTGCGCCCATACCTTGCCCCAAGCCCCCGATTTCTTACCGTTTTTAAAGGACATTAGCCAGCCTGCCTTTCAACATCCCGATGGCTGCTTACAGGTTCACCTACTCACAGAAGCGCAGCAAAACCGATACGCCCTGCCTCCAGCCACGCTGCAACAACTGATTCGGATCGCGCAACAACTCAAAGCTGACTTTAGCGCTACCTTCACCTTCAAGTGGATGTGGATGCAGGCAGATATGGAGTCCCCCCCGGAGCTGTATCTCACCCAAGTTAACTTACCAATTTCAGAACTTCAGCAACCAGACCAGATCGCTCCATCATGGCTGCGGAAGACTGTACCGACAGAACCCCAGTTGATTCTCAAAGGATTGGCGGCGGCTAGTGGTCAAGCGATCGCCGAAGCAGTCGTGATTACTGATGCCCACTTACCTGAGCACATCCCACCCGGTCGAATTTTAGTCACCACCACGCTCACACCAGATTGGTTTTCATGCTTGCAGCAAGCCGCTGGTTTGGTGGCTGAGCAAGGCGGCATGACCAGTCACGGCGCTATTTTGGCGCGGGAGTTAGGATTACCGGCAATTGTGGGTGCGGCGCAGGCGACTCGCATTATTCAAGCAGGAGAAACAGTGCTATTGGATGGCACGCAGGGAGAGATTTATCGGATTGCCGATTTCCGAACCACTCATTACCAACGACAACCGCCCCTGACTCAGCCTAAGCCAAAAAACACGCTGCCTGGCGATGCTGACTCGATCAATCGCTCTGGTCAAGATAACCCTGGTTCGTCTCCCGCTCCTCGCTGGAGCGATCGCCCCCTACCCGCGATCGCTACGCAACTGTTGGTCAACCTGAGCCAACTTCGTTTCATCGACCAAGTTAAAACTTTGCCCGTAGATGGCATTGGGTTAATTCGCTCAGAACTGATGCTGTTAGAGGTTCTAGAACACCAACATCCCAATCTATGGTTGCAGCAGGGACGGCAGCAAGAGTTTGTAGATCGAATTGCTAGTCAGGTGAGCCAGTTTGCGAAAGCCTTCGCTCCGCGTCCAGTGTTTTACCGGGCACTCGATTTGCGCTCTCACGAATTCCAAGCGCTAGAAGGCGGCAGATTGCTACCCGTCGAAACCAACCCCATGTTGGGACTGCGGGGCACATTTAGCTATCTTCTCGACTCCGCCTTATTCGAGCTAGAACTCATAGCCCTTGCGGAGGTGCAACAAGCGGGTTACAGCAACGTGCATTTATTACTGCCTTTTGTCCGCACAGTAGAAGAGTTTAGCTTTTGTCGGCAGCGGGTAGAGCAAGCTGGGTTGACGCAGCAAGCAGAGTTTCAACTTTGGATCATGGCAGAGGTGCCGTCGGTACTGTTTTTGCTGCCAGATTATGTGAAAGCTGGGGTCCAAGGCATTTCGATTGGCACCAATGATTTAACCCAACTTTTGCTAGGAGCTGATCGCGACCAACCCGAACTCGCTGCCGCCTTTAATGAACGCCATCCAGCCGTGTTACGAGCGATCGCTCAACTGATTCAGCTGGCTCAAGCCGCCGGGATTCCCTGCTCTATTTGTGGTCAAGCGCCCGCCCAATCTCCGGAATTGATTGCTCACTTAGTTCGTTGGGGCATCAACTCGATCTCTGTCGATGCAGAGGCAGTTGAGCGCACTTATCACGCGATCGCCCGTGCAGAACACAAGGTCCTGTTAGCAGCAGCACGGCGACAACTTGACTTGGCTCCTTAA